A part of Myxococcus landrumus genomic DNA contains:
- a CDS encoding SDR family oxidoreductase has translation MADHGIRGKTVLIAGGAKNLGGLLARDLAAQGAKSVVIHYNSAKTKKDADETVAAVSAAGAKALALQADLRTAGAVEKLFKDAVAAVGRPDIAINTVGKVLKKPLAETTEAEFDEMSAVNAKAAFFFLKEAGRHVNDHGKICTLVTSLLGAFTPFYASYAGMKAPVEHFTRAASKELGERGISVTAIGPGPMDTPFFYPAEGAEAVAYHKTAAALSKFTKTGLTDIADIVPFIRFLVSEGWWMTGQTLLVNGGYTTK, from the coding sequence ATGGCTGACCACGGCATCCGGGGCAAGACGGTCCTCATCGCGGGAGGCGCGAAGAACCTGGGCGGCCTGCTGGCTCGCGACCTCGCGGCGCAAGGCGCGAAGTCAGTGGTGATTCACTACAACAGCGCCAAGACGAAGAAGGACGCGGATGAGACGGTCGCCGCGGTGTCCGCCGCCGGCGCCAAGGCCCTCGCGCTCCAGGCGGACCTGCGCACCGCGGGCGCGGTGGAGAAGTTGTTCAAGGACGCGGTCGCCGCCGTGGGCCGGCCCGACATCGCCATCAACACGGTGGGCAAGGTGTTGAAGAAGCCGCTGGCGGAGACGACCGAGGCCGAGTTCGACGAGATGAGCGCGGTGAACGCGAAGGCCGCCTTCTTCTTCCTCAAGGAGGCGGGGCGTCACGTCAATGACCACGGGAAGATTTGTACCCTGGTGACGTCGTTGCTGGGGGCCTTCACGCCCTTCTATGCCTCCTACGCGGGCATGAAGGCGCCGGTGGAGCACTTCACGCGCGCGGCCTCCAAGGAGCTGGGCGAGCGCGGCATCTCCGTGACGGCCATTGGCCCAGGCCCCATGGACACGCCGTTCTTCTACCCGGCGGAAGGCGCGGAGGCGGTCGCGTACCACAAGACGGCGGCGGCGCTCTCCAAGTTCACCAAGACGGGCCTCACGGACATCGCGGACATCGTCCCGTTCATCCGCTTCCTCGTTTCGGAGGGATGGTGGATGACGGGGCAGACCCTCCTGGTCAACGGGGGCTACACCACGAAGTAG
- a CDS encoding GlxA family transcriptional regulator — protein MSFTVIVLEGAFAASVAATLDMLRAARTLGARSLRYQVCSVNGGFVSLSSGVGVETSRLPSRSRTDTSTWVIPGLGTNHAAAVNERLARPDATALSKLIARHVCRGGRVAAACTAVFLLRQAGVLPRRRVTTTWWLAGLLSELESECVVDANAMVCADGPILTAGAAFAQTDLMLHLLREHCGPRLVDALARTLLLDGRQAQARFIAPELLANGDTLIARIASEVEAHFPNPPSVATLASRMGMTERTLSRHVRRVTGQSPLALVHSLKSRRAQALLQSTHLSVDDVAEAVGYQDASTLRRLLKKLGVAPPRALRSTQMPVRRRA, from the coding sequence ATGTCCTTCACCGTCATCGTCCTGGAAGGCGCCTTCGCGGCGAGCGTCGCGGCGACCCTCGACATGCTCCGGGCGGCGCGCACCCTCGGGGCCCGCTCGCTGCGCTACCAGGTGTGCTCGGTCAACGGCGGCTTCGTGTCCCTCTCGTCGGGCGTGGGCGTGGAGACCTCGCGACTGCCGTCGAGGTCTCGCACGGACACCTCGACATGGGTCATCCCGGGCCTGGGAACGAACCACGCGGCGGCCGTGAACGAGCGGCTCGCGCGGCCCGACGCCACGGCGCTGTCGAAGCTCATCGCCCGTCACGTCTGCCGAGGTGGCCGCGTCGCGGCCGCCTGCACCGCGGTCTTCCTGTTGCGACAGGCTGGAGTGCTGCCACGCCGAAGGGTCACCACCACGTGGTGGCTCGCGGGCCTGCTCTCCGAGCTGGAGTCCGAATGCGTCGTCGACGCGAACGCGATGGTGTGCGCGGACGGCCCCATCCTCACGGCGGGAGCCGCCTTCGCGCAGACCGACCTCATGCTGCACCTGCTCCGCGAGCACTGCGGCCCGCGCCTGGTGGATGCCCTCGCGCGCACGCTGCTCCTCGACGGCCGCCAGGCCCAGGCGAGGTTCATCGCCCCCGAGCTCCTCGCGAACGGAGACACGTTGATTGCCCGCATCGCCTCGGAGGTGGAGGCGCACTTCCCGAATCCGCCCAGCGTCGCCACACTCGCCTCACGGATGGGCATGACGGAGCGGACCCTGTCGCGCCACGTGCGACGCGTGACGGGACAGAGCCCCCTGGCGCTCGTCCACAGCCTCAAGTCACGGCGCGCCCAGGCGCTGCTTCAATCCACGCACCTGAGCGTCGACGACGTCGCGGAGGCCGTGGGCTATCAGGACGCGAGCACCCTGCGCCGCCTCCTGAAGAAGCTGGGAGTCGCGCCTCCGCGGGCCCTGCGCTCGACTCAGATGCCCGTGCGCAGGCGCGCATAG
- a CDS encoding caspase family protein has translation MRLLLYLCLLFVLVSGAMARAEAVVSREQARPTRRVAVVVGANAAVLGRAALRYAHEDARRMMDVLLQVGEFAPGDVELLLDPTPEALLTALDQKLEQLRGASGQTLLLFYYSGHADQLSLYPGGAPLALAAVKQRIESASATVRLGIIDACRGGGWTQAKGLHADAEPFALRVPLEVQSTGSVLIASSSGLENAHETAALEGSFFTHHLVAGLRGAADVAGDGEVSLIEAFTYAKQFTIRDTALFADRLQHPSFDMNLRGREDLALTRVETGGSIVVLRQRKGPLEVVQASTGRSVLELAGGERQMKLALRPGRYLLIRKDASAPAVQEFSVQPEQSLLVDEEGLVPASFASIASKGATETGALFPRDAPRRVVMFHPLELGFAVLLHLEWVMALDSSWALAVEPSGWKEDGTQSLLGLGLEVGARYHVSGNAPEGAFVGARVGSHVAQVRGVFVGGDETFVTLNVGLDVGYTLLFWNRLALSLGLKADHSFATQRGMRDSISANRLEEYFEGRGPREGFSAGYRVGVGFAF, from the coding sequence ATGAGGCTGCTCTTGTACCTGTGTCTCCTCTTCGTCCTGGTGTCGGGGGCGATGGCCCGGGCCGAGGCGGTGGTGTCGCGTGAGCAGGCACGGCCCACCCGGCGGGTGGCGGTCGTGGTGGGGGCCAACGCCGCGGTGCTGGGCCGGGCCGCGTTGCGCTATGCACACGAGGATGCCCGCCGGATGATGGACGTGCTCCTCCAGGTGGGGGAGTTCGCGCCGGGCGATGTCGAGCTGTTGTTGGACCCGACGCCGGAAGCCCTCCTCACGGCGCTGGACCAGAAGCTCGAACAGCTCCGAGGGGCCTCGGGACAGACCCTGCTGTTGTTCTATTACTCGGGCCACGCGGACCAGCTCTCGCTGTACCCGGGTGGGGCGCCGCTGGCGCTCGCGGCGGTGAAGCAGCGAATCGAGAGTGCGTCGGCCACGGTGCGGCTGGGCATCATCGACGCGTGCCGGGGCGGTGGGTGGACTCAAGCCAAGGGGCTGCACGCGGACGCGGAGCCCTTCGCGCTCCGAGTGCCGCTGGAGGTCCAGAGCACGGGCTCGGTGCTTATCGCGTCCAGTTCTGGTCTGGAGAACGCGCACGAGACGGCGGCGCTGGAGGGCTCGTTCTTCACCCATCACCTGGTCGCGGGGCTGCGGGGCGCCGCCGATGTCGCGGGGGATGGCGAGGTGTCGCTTATCGAGGCCTTCACCTACGCCAAGCAGTTCACCATCCGCGACACGGCGCTGTTCGCCGACAGGCTCCAACATCCCAGCTTCGACATGAACCTCCGAGGGCGCGAGGACCTGGCGCTCACCCGCGTGGAGACAGGCGGCAGCATCGTCGTGCTGCGCCAGCGCAAGGGCCCGCTGGAGGTCGTCCAGGCCTCGACGGGGCGCAGTGTCCTCGAGCTCGCTGGAGGTGAGCGGCAGATGAAGCTCGCGCTGCGTCCGGGGCGCTACCTGTTGATTCGCAAGGACGCGAGCGCACCCGCCGTCCAGGAGTTCAGCGTGCAGCCGGAGCAGTCGCTCCTGGTCGATGAGGAGGGACTGGTGCCGGCGAGCTTCGCCTCCATCGCCTCCAAGGGGGCGACGGAGACGGGGGCCCTGTTTCCCCGCGATGCGCCCCGGCGGGTGGTGATGTTTCATCCGCTCGAGCTCGGGTTCGCGGTGCTGTTGCATCTGGAGTGGGTCATGGCGCTCGACTCGTCCTGGGCGCTCGCGGTGGAGCCCAGTGGCTGGAAGGAGGACGGTACGCAGAGCCTCCTGGGGTTGGGGTTGGAGGTGGGCGCGCGCTACCACGTGTCCGGGAACGCGCCGGAGGGCGCCTTCGTGGGCGCGCGAGTGGGCAGTCACGTCGCGCAGGTTCGGGGCGTGTTCGTGGGCGGCGACGAGACGTTCGTCACCCTGAACGTGGGGCTCGACGTGGGCTACACGCTGTTGTTCTGGAACAGGCTCGCCCTCTCGCTGGGACTGAAGGCGGACCACTCGTTCGCGACGCAGCGGGGCATGCGGGACTCCATCTCCGCGAACCGGCTGGAGGAATACTTCGAGGGCCGCGGGCCGCGGGAGGGCTTCTCCGCGGGCTACCGGGTTGGTGTGGGATTCGCTTTCTGA
- a CDS encoding GNAT family N-acetyltransferase, whose translation MASSLRIECGPCVLRPWRKGDEESLVQHANNRAVWLNLRDRFPHPYTPADAAWWVSHAGGEQTPTNLAIEVAGEAVGSIGLIPGSDIERRSAEVGYWLGQPLWGRGIAASSLKGFCHWAFEQYDFLRLFALPFADNVASCRVLEKAGFQREGLMRRSAVKDGVVHDQALYARLRTGI comes from the coding sequence ATGGCCTCGTCCCTGCGAATCGAGTGTGGTCCGTGTGTCCTGCGTCCCTGGCGGAAGGGGGACGAGGAGTCGTTGGTCCAGCATGCGAACAACCGCGCTGTCTGGCTCAACCTGCGCGACCGGTTTCCCCACCCCTATACGCCCGCGGATGCGGCGTGGTGGGTCTCCCACGCGGGGGGAGAGCAGACTCCGACGAACCTCGCCATCGAGGTCGCGGGGGAGGCCGTCGGCTCCATCGGGCTGATTCCGGGTTCGGACATCGAGCGCCGCTCGGCCGAGGTGGGCTACTGGCTGGGGCAGCCCTTGTGGGGCCGAGGCATCGCCGCCTCGTCGCTCAAGGGCTTCTGTCACTGGGCCTTCGAGCAGTACGACTTCCTCCGGCTGTTCGCGCTGCCCTTCGCGGACAACGTCGCGTCCTGTCGCGTGCTGGAGAAGGCGGGCTTCCAGCGGGAGGGGCTGATGCGGCGCAGCGCCGTGAAGGACGGCGTCGTGCATGACCAGGCGCTCTATGCGCGCCTGCGCACGGGCATCTGA
- a CDS encoding RNA polymerase sigma factor, translating into MAADIQSAYRRYFPLIRDKCRRMLGDSDEAQDVAQETFIRLWQSGLVTKDAQWATAWIYRTSTNLAVDKLRARRSQPLRVERMALMSPQRERSVETLAEQRQELEALARHLPTDALEAALMSRLDGMTQEEIAEVLQVSERTVRRLLQRLDEQVEQLRRMLGT; encoded by the coding sequence GTGGCCGCTGACATCCAGAGTGCCTATCGGCGCTACTTCCCCCTCATCCGCGACAAGTGTCGCCGGATGTTGGGTGACTCCGACGAGGCGCAGGACGTCGCGCAGGAGACCTTCATCCGGCTGTGGCAGTCAGGGCTGGTGACGAAGGACGCGCAGTGGGCGACGGCGTGGATCTATCGGACGAGTACGAACCTGGCCGTGGACAAGCTCCGCGCACGCCGAAGCCAGCCCCTTCGGGTGGAGCGGATGGCGCTCATGAGCCCGCAGCGGGAGCGCTCCGTGGAGACCCTGGCGGAGCAGCGCCAGGAACTCGAGGCCCTCGCCAGGCACCTGCCCACGGATGCGCTGGAGGCGGCGTTGATGAGCCGGTTGGATGGCATGACGCAGGAAGAAATCGCGGAGGTGCTCCAGGTGTCCGAGCGCACGGTGCGGCGGCTCCTCCAGCGGCTCGATGAACAGGTGGAACAACTGCGGAGGATGCTCGGCACATGA
- a CDS encoding TonB-dependent receptor domain-containing protein has translation MVPSAPQVVEFDIQTTDAGLSISESPHPGEDAGTVELIPPTLVTHSPARHPEGLEDTTTAVPLELLVDEQGAVSEARVTESLDPRFSAAALSAAQGLRFSPARLRERPVAVRMRFVYYFQGRAQAPPRAWIHGHVRARGSRRPLLDATLHISGQSLPISPDAQGDFELPLPTGPHTIEVRAPGYKPTTFQETLTDGQRLTVIYRLEPLRLNPYETLVRDERPRTEVTRITLHEQEIREVPGTQGDPFRVVMLMPGVGGLASGLGHPVIRGGQPASTGFFLDGVRVPTLYHLFVGPAVVQPEFIDTLDFHPGAPPVQYGRLLGGVVEGRVSRPREDRLHVSAALDFINSSLLVEVPIASTGTHVTLAGRVSYTGLLLTLASKVAAQKGAESIDARFWDYQARIEQRVGDGRLRLLALGSSDTLAERAPTQPQRVPGLDIPQDPIDGVGVLSRFHRMDLRGTHPLAGGELEVGLTAGLDALSFTWERGPPRVPIGEYTLREQSLAGRLRWTRELGQTLRLALGGDLEHRRATVVARGNGAPVGSTYFDDDDPLTRPTSEARLSSAFAEVRWAPSPDWMVVPGVRVDAYQLLGEVTHTTLEPRLAVRHALTQTLVLKAGAGLFHQAPTVLVHMPVMDTSALRHGLQEALQFDVGAEWKPHEAWEFNADVFYNPLLRSVEFDVRQALNLRRRGVTAEPPPTASGEAYGFELMARHPLGGNWFGWASYSFLQSRRRLRIDRYDDQNQRVASEEATVPFAFEQAHVFNAALSYKFDGGYTVGAVLHFNTGRPETGELTPHPMRAGLDDEGQPKWVRQDRDKVGRLPSYWRVDLRAAKAWALDDLTLELSLDLLNASLQQEVLFYEYVSEQTAPESPPTLRRAPRGFPVILPMLGLKGTY, from the coding sequence GTGGTGCCTTCAGCCCCCCAGGTCGTCGAGTTCGACATCCAGACCACCGACGCGGGCCTGAGCATCTCCGAATCCCCCCATCCGGGCGAGGACGCGGGGACCGTCGAGCTCATTCCTCCCACGCTCGTCACCCACTCTCCGGCCCGCCATCCCGAGGGGCTCGAGGACACGACCACCGCCGTCCCGCTCGAGCTGCTGGTGGATGAGCAGGGCGCGGTGAGCGAGGCCCGGGTCACCGAGAGCCTGGACCCGAGGTTCTCGGCCGCCGCGCTCTCGGCGGCCCAGGGCCTGCGCTTCTCTCCCGCGCGGCTGCGCGAGCGCCCCGTCGCGGTGCGCATGCGCTTCGTCTACTACTTCCAAGGCAGGGCCCAGGCTCCTCCTCGAGCGTGGATTCACGGCCACGTGCGGGCCCGCGGCTCACGCCGGCCGTTGCTCGACGCCACGCTCCACATCTCCGGGCAGTCACTCCCCATCTCGCCCGACGCGCAGGGAGACTTCGAGCTCCCGCTCCCCACCGGTCCGCACACGATTGAAGTCCGCGCTCCCGGCTACAAACCCACCACCTTCCAGGAGACCCTCACCGACGGCCAACGGCTCACCGTCATCTATCGATTGGAGCCCCTGCGGCTCAATCCCTACGAGACCCTGGTGAGGGATGAGCGCCCGCGCACGGAGGTGACGCGCATCACCTTGCATGAGCAGGAGATTCGCGAGGTGCCTGGGACCCAGGGCGACCCGTTCCGGGTGGTGATGTTGATGCCGGGCGTGGGGGGCCTCGCGTCCGGCCTGGGGCATCCCGTCATCCGAGGAGGCCAGCCCGCCTCCACGGGGTTCTTCCTCGACGGAGTGCGAGTCCCCACGCTCTATCACCTGTTCGTGGGCCCTGCCGTCGTGCAGCCCGAGTTCATCGACACCCTGGACTTCCATCCGGGCGCGCCGCCAGTCCAGTACGGGCGGCTCCTGGGAGGTGTCGTCGAGGGGCGCGTGTCGCGTCCTCGCGAGGACCGCCTGCACGTCTCCGCGGCCCTGGACTTCATCAACAGCAGCCTCCTCGTCGAGGTCCCCATCGCCTCCACGGGCACCCACGTCACCCTCGCGGGCCGCGTGAGCTACACCGGCCTGCTGTTGACGCTGGCCTCCAAGGTCGCCGCGCAAAAGGGCGCGGAGAGCATCGATGCCCGGTTCTGGGACTACCAGGCGCGCATCGAGCAGCGAGTGGGTGATGGAAGGCTGCGCCTGTTGGCCCTGGGCAGCTCCGACACGCTGGCCGAGCGCGCGCCCACCCAGCCCCAACGCGTGCCGGGACTGGACATCCCTCAAGACCCCATCGACGGCGTGGGGGTCCTCTCCCGCTTCCACCGGATGGACCTGCGAGGAACCCATCCGCTGGCGGGAGGGGAGCTGGAGGTGGGCCTCACCGCGGGCCTCGACGCGCTGAGCTTCACCTGGGAGCGCGGTCCGCCGCGAGTCCCCATTGGCGAGTACACGTTGCGCGAGCAGAGCCTCGCCGGACGCCTGCGCTGGACGCGTGAACTGGGGCAGACGCTGCGCCTCGCGTTGGGAGGGGACCTGGAGCACCGCCGCGCCACCGTCGTCGCTCGCGGCAACGGCGCCCCCGTGGGCTCCACGTATTTCGATGACGACGACCCACTCACCCGTCCCACGTCGGAGGCGCGGCTGAGCTCGGCCTTCGCGGAGGTGCGGTGGGCGCCCTCGCCGGACTGGATGGTGGTGCCCGGCGTGCGAGTGGATGCCTATCAACTCCTCGGAGAGGTCACCCACACGACGCTGGAGCCGAGGCTCGCGGTGCGCCATGCCTTGACGCAGACGCTCGTGCTCAAGGCCGGCGCGGGCCTCTTCCATCAAGCGCCCACCGTGCTCGTGCACATGCCGGTGATGGACACCTCCGCGCTCCGCCACGGCCTCCAGGAAGCGCTTCAGTTCGACGTGGGCGCCGAGTGGAAGCCCCACGAAGCGTGGGAGTTCAACGCCGACGTCTTCTACAACCCGCTGCTCCGCTCGGTGGAGTTCGACGTCCGGCAAGCACTCAACCTCCGCCGCCGGGGCGTCACCGCCGAGCCGCCTCCCACCGCGAGTGGCGAGGCGTATGGCTTCGAGCTGATGGCCCGCCACCCCTTGGGGGGTAACTGGTTCGGCTGGGCTTCGTACAGCTTCCTGCAGAGCCGGCGGCGGCTGCGCATCGACCGGTACGACGACCAGAACCAGCGCGTCGCGAGCGAGGAGGCCACGGTGCCATTTGCCTTCGAACAGGCGCACGTCTTCAACGCGGCCCTCAGCTACAAGTTCGACGGCGGCTACACCGTGGGCGCGGTGCTGCACTTCAACACCGGACGCCCCGAGACGGGCGAACTCACACCGCACCCCATGCGCGCGGGCCTGGATGACGAGGGCCAACCGAAGTGGGTGCGACAAGACCGGGACAAGGTCGGACGCCTTCCGTCCTACTGGCGGGTGGACCTGCGCGCCGCCAAGGCGTGGGCACTGGATGACCTCACCCTGGAGCTCTCGCTGGACCTGCTGAACGCGTCCCTCCAGCAGGAGGTCCTCTTCTACGAATACGTCTCCGAGCAGACCGCACCGGAATCCCCCCCGACGCTGAGGCGCGCTCCGCGTGGCTTCCCCGTCATCCTCCCCATGCTGGGGTTGAAAGGCACGTACTGA
- a CDS encoding dienelactone hydrolase family protein, protein MMTQAPKTQRDVEQDDPLEDFQPREVTLLGEARKVYVSGSGPAVIVMAEMPGISPRVARFARWVREAGFTVWMPSLFGRDGAVPTAKEGKAVFERLCISKEFRAMGGNGSSPVTVWLRALAAHAHAECGGPGVGAIGMCLTGNFALSMMLEKSVLAPVLSQPSLPLDEPEAVNISTEELALVRQRLEKEDLSVLAYRFEGDAFCKAERFAAYQRSLGERFHGRVLPDSAAGPKSSRPDDFFRFIPTPHSVMTVHLVDEAGSPTSAARDEVLAFFRRRLLP, encoded by the coding sequence ATGATGACCCAGGCACCCAAGACGCAGCGCGATGTCGAGCAGGATGACCCGCTCGAGGACTTCCAGCCTCGCGAAGTCACGTTGTTGGGGGAGGCGCGGAAGGTCTACGTGTCGGGGAGCGGGCCCGCGGTCATCGTCATGGCGGAGATGCCGGGCATCAGTCCTCGGGTCGCGCGCTTCGCCCGCTGGGTGAGGGAGGCTGGTTTCACCGTCTGGATGCCGAGCCTCTTTGGTCGAGATGGTGCCGTGCCCACCGCGAAGGAGGGCAAGGCCGTCTTCGAGCGGCTCTGCATCAGCAAGGAGTTTCGGGCGATGGGCGGAAACGGGTCGAGCCCTGTGACCGTGTGGTTGAGGGCGCTCGCGGCGCATGCCCACGCGGAGTGCGGCGGCCCGGGCGTGGGTGCCATCGGGATGTGCCTCACCGGCAACTTCGCGCTGTCGATGATGCTGGAGAAGTCGGTGCTGGCGCCGGTGCTGTCGCAGCCGTCGCTGCCGCTGGATGAGCCCGAGGCGGTCAACATCTCGACGGAGGAGCTCGCGCTCGTGAGGCAGCGGCTGGAGAAGGAAGACCTGTCGGTGCTTGCCTACCGCTTCGAGGGAGACGCCTTCTGCAAGGCGGAGCGCTTCGCCGCTTATCAGCGGTCGCTCGGTGAGCGGTTTCACGGGCGCGTCCTGCCCGACAGTGCGGCGGGGCCGAAGTCCTCGCGCCCCGATGACTTCTTTCGCTTCATCCCGACGCCGCACAGCGTGATGACCGTCCACCTCGTCGATGAGGCGGGCTCACCCACCTCGGCGGCGAGAGACGAAGTGCTGGCGTTCTTCCGGCGGCGGCTTCTGCCGTAG
- a CDS encoding GNAT family N-acetyltransferase, with protein sequence MLLSLLREFAEYQGLAQYMRATEPRLREALAAQPPMLRGALVEGPDGVVGFASYTVDFMPWVDSRVLRLDDLYVRQSARGLGLGLALMRHLAEVGSAEGVPVRWEMYPDNDSARAFYKRLGATSGEKTVFRWAPEVMREFLKE encoded by the coding sequence TTGCTTCTGTCCCTGCTGCGCGAGTTCGCGGAGTACCAGGGGCTTGCTCAATACATGCGCGCGACGGAGCCCCGTTTGCGTGAGGCGCTGGCGGCTCAGCCGCCCATGCTTCGGGGCGCGCTGGTGGAGGGGCCGGACGGAGTCGTCGGCTTCGCGAGCTACACCGTGGACTTCATGCCGTGGGTCGACTCGCGGGTGCTGCGTCTGGATGACCTCTACGTGCGTCAGAGCGCGCGAGGCTTGGGGTTGGGCCTCGCGCTGATGCGCCATCTGGCGGAGGTGGGCTCCGCCGAGGGGGTGCCCGTGCGTTGGGAGATGTATCCAGACAATGACTCGGCGCGGGCCTTCTACAAACGGTTGGGTGCAACTTCGGGTGAGAAGACGGTGTTTCGCTGGGCGCCGGAGGTGATGCGCGAGTTCCTGAAGGAATAG